A window of the Ipomoea triloba cultivar NCNSP0323 chromosome 14, ASM357664v1 genome harbors these coding sequences:
- the LOC116004618 gene encoding SNF1-related protein kinase regulatory subunit beta-1 gives MGNANGREEGLLGGGGGGDDVPGRSNGESGMLDHAQNSRVPSADLMSSSPLHSPHRSPSPLLFAPQVPVAPLLPQGGDAAPGFNQIWCSDPQTTADHSLEQGIPTLITWSYGGNSVAVEGSWDNWRSRKTLQRSGKDHTILLVLPSGVYRYKFIVDGEVRYIPDIPFVADEIGGVCNLLDVNGYVPDDLQSVSEFEAPLSPDSTYCQAFPGDEDFAKDPPVVPPQLHLTVLDSEKSDEADASSKPQHVVLNHVFIEKEWASQSVVALGLTQRFQSKYVTVVLYKPLKR, from the exons ATGGGCAATGCGAATGGGAGAGAAGAAGGACTTttaggcggcggcggcggcggagatgATGTACCGGGAAGATCGAATGGTGAATCTGGCATGCTTGATCATGCGCAGAATTCGCGCGTTCCTTCAGCTGACCTGATGTCCAGTTCGCCGCTGCATAGTCCACACCGCTCTCCATCGCCTCTCTTGTTCGCTCCTCAG GTTCCAGTAGCTCCATTACTACCACAAGGTGGTGATGCTGCTCCTGGTTTCAATCAAATATGGTGCAGTGACCCTCAGACTACTGCTGATCATAGTCTGGAGCAGGGCATACCTACTTTGATAACTTGGAGCTATGGCGGCAACAGCGTGGCTGTGGAAGGATCTTGGGATAATTGGAGGTCAAG GAAGACACTTCAGAGATCAGGCAAGGATCACACTATTCTCCTGGTCCTCCCATCAGGTGTATATCGTTACAAATTTATTGTGGATGGTGAAGTTAGATATATCCCGGATATTCCCTTTGTAGCAGATGAGATTGGTGGTGTTTGTAATCTTCTTGATGTTAAC GGTTATGTGCCTGATGACCTTCAAAGTGTCTCAGAGTTTGAGGCCCCACTGTCACCTGACTCTACCTATTGCCAAGCATTTCCAGGAGATGAAGATTTCGCAAAGGATCCACCAGTAGTTCCACCTCAACTCCATCTAACTGTTCTTGATTCAGAAAAATCAGACGAAGCAGATGCTTCTTCTAAGCCCCAGCATGTGGTGCTTAACCACGTTTTCATAGAGAAAGAATGGGCATCACAATCTGTTGTTGCTCTTGGCCTGACCCAAAGGTTCCAGTCCAAATATGTTACGGTCGTCCTCTATAAGCCACTAaagaggtga